Proteins from a single region of Pseudomonas sp. 10S4:
- a CDS encoding SDR family oxidoreductase: protein MTQTVLITGASTGFGQSAAQLFAALGWNVVATMRNPAAGAPLATLENVLVTRLDVQDAGSISTAIAAGIERFGAIDVLVNNAGFGLFGVFEGTSREKIREQFDVNVFGVMDVTRAILPHFRQRQAGVIINVSSGAGVFGLPMISAYTASKFALEGFSESLSYELASQNITVKIVEPGGVVSTEFGSRSAAEAAQLNAPRAYDNFVGAAMKVFEGLRGERLATSEDVAQVIVDAASDGTDRLRYVATQDIEPLVKARRETSEFEYMAMMRGKFADL from the coding sequence CGGCGCCTCCACCGGCTTCGGCCAATCCGCCGCGCAACTGTTCGCAGCCCTTGGCTGGAACGTCGTGGCTACCATGCGCAACCCCGCTGCCGGCGCCCCACTGGCCACCCTTGAAAACGTGCTGGTGACCCGTCTCGACGTCCAGGACGCCGGCAGTATCAGCACCGCCATTGCGGCGGGGATCGAGCGCTTCGGTGCAATCGATGTATTGGTCAACAACGCGGGTTTCGGCCTGTTCGGTGTGTTCGAAGGGACATCCCGGGAGAAGATCCGCGAGCAGTTCGACGTCAACGTCTTCGGCGTGATGGACGTGACCCGGGCGATCCTGCCGCACTTTCGTCAGCGCCAGGCCGGGGTGATCATCAATGTCAGTTCCGGTGCCGGGGTGTTTGGGTTGCCGATGATTTCGGCCTACACCGCCAGCAAATTTGCGCTGGAAGGGTTTTCCGAGTCGCTGTCCTATGAACTGGCGTCGCAGAACATCACCGTGAAAATCGTCGAGCCGGGCGGGGTGGTCAGCACTGAGTTTGGTTCGCGCTCGGCAGCTGAGGCTGCGCAATTGAACGCGCCGAGGGCTTACGACAATTTTGTCGGGGCGGCGATGAAGGTATTCGAAGGGTTGCGCGGCGAACGCCTGGCCACCTCCGAGGACGTGGCGCAGGTGATCGTTGATGCAGCCAGTGACGGGACTGACCGGTTGCGCTATGTGGCGACCCAGGACATCGAGCCACTGGTGAAAGCACGGCGGGAAACATCGGAATTTGAATACATGGCGATGATGCGCGGGAAGTTCGCTGACCTGTGA